The proteins below are encoded in one region of Limnohabitans sp. 63ED37-2:
- the pyrH gene encoding UMP kinase produces the protein MSSAKPAYKRILLKLSGEALMGDDAFGINRATIVRMAEEIAEINRLGVQVAVVIGGGNIFRGVAGGSVGMDRATADYMGMLATVMNSLALADALDKAGLTARVMSAIGIDQVVEPYVRPKALQYLEEGKVVVFAAGTGNPFFTTDTAAALRGAEIGAEMVLKATKVDGVYTADPKKDPSATRYSEISFDEAISRNLGIMDATAFALCRDQKLPIKVFSIIKNGALKRVVLGEDEGTLVYA, from the coding sequence ATGTCCTCTGCCAAGCCAGCCTACAAGCGTATTTTGCTCAAGCTGTCCGGTGAGGCCCTGATGGGGGATGATGCCTTTGGCATTAACCGCGCCACCATCGTGCGCATGGCCGAAGAGATCGCCGAGATCAACCGTCTGGGCGTTCAGGTCGCTGTGGTCATTGGTGGCGGCAACATCTTCCGAGGTGTGGCGGGTGGTTCTGTGGGCATGGACCGTGCCACGGCCGATTACATGGGCATGTTGGCCACGGTCATGAATTCCCTGGCCTTGGCCGATGCTTTGGACAAGGCCGGTTTGACCGCGCGTGTGATGTCGGCGATTGGCATTGACCAAGTGGTCGAACCCTATGTGCGACCCAAGGCCTTGCAGTACCTCGAAGAGGGCAAGGTCGTGGTGTTTGCGGCGGGCACAGGCAATCCGTTTTTCACCACCGACACAGCCGCTGCTTTGCGTGGTGCTGAGATTGGCGCCGAGATGGTGCTCAAGGCCACCAAGGTGGATGGTGTGTACACAGCCGATCCCAAAAAAGACCCCTCTGCCACGCGTTACAGCGAAATCAGCTTCGACGAAGCCATTTCACGCAATTTGGGCATCATGGACGCCACGGCTTTTGCCTTGTGCCGCGACCAGAAACTGCCGATCAAGGTGTTTTCGATCATCAAGAACGGCGCTTTGAAGCGCGTGGTGCTGGGTGAGGACGAAGGCACCCTGGTTTATGCTTGA
- the frr gene encoding ribosome recycling factor, protein MTIADIKKTTETKMEQSIAAFKNNLTKIRTGRANPALLDTIHVDYYGSMVPLSQVANVSLMDSRTISVQPWEKGMGAKIEKAIRESELGLNPASMGDLIRVPMPPMSEERRKEMTKLARTEGENGKIAIRNLRRDANESVKKLVKDKEASEDDQKRAEADVQKLTDKRMTEIDQLVAAKEQEIMAV, encoded by the coding sequence ATGACCATTGCAGACATCAAGAAAACAACCGAAACCAAAATGGAGCAATCCATTGCGGCTTTCAAAAACAACCTGACCAAGATTCGCACCGGGCGTGCCAATCCGGCCTTGCTCGACACCATCCATGTCGATTACTACGGCTCCATGGTGCCTTTGTCGCAAGTGGCCAACGTGTCCTTGATGGACTCGCGCACCATCAGTGTGCAGCCTTGGGAAAAAGGCATGGGTGCCAAGATCGAAAAAGCCATCCGCGAAAGCGAGCTGGGCCTGAACCCCGCTTCCATGGGTGATTTGATCCGAGTGCCCATGCCCCCCATGAGCGAAGAGCGCCGCAAGGAAATGACCAAGCTGGCCCGCACCGAAGGCGAGAACGGCAAGATCGCAATCCGCAATTTGCGCCGCGATGCGAACGAATCGGTGAAGAAACTGGTCAAGGACAAGGAAGCGTCTGAGGACGATCAAAAGCGTGCCGAAGCCGATGTCCAGAAACTGACCGACAAGCGCATGACCGAAATTGACCAGTTGGTCGCGGCCAAAGAACAAGAGATCATGGCCGTCTGA
- the rpsB gene encoding 30S ribosomal protein S2 → MSVTMREMLEAGVHFGHQTRFWNPKMAPFIFGHRNKIHIINLEKSLPMFQDAIKFAKQLSANRGTILMVGTKRQARELVAAEAQRAGVPFVDQRWLGGMLTNFKTVKTSIKRLKDMKAQQEVGLDSLSKKEQLMFKREMEKLEKDIGGIQDMAALPDAIFVIDVGYHKIAISEAKKLGIPLIGVVDSNHSPEGIDYIIPGNDDSAKAVALYARGIADAIIEGRANAVNDVVKAVTEGSDEFVEEANASA, encoded by the coding sequence ATGTCCGTTACCATGCGCGAAATGCTGGAAGCCGGTGTCCACTTCGGTCACCAAACCCGCTTCTGGAACCCCAAGATGGCCCCCTTCATCTTCGGTCACCGCAATAAAATCCACATCATCAACCTGGAAAAGTCGTTGCCGATGTTCCAGGATGCGATCAAGTTCGCCAAGCAACTGTCTGCCAACCGCGGCACCATCCTGATGGTGGGCACCAAGCGCCAAGCCCGTGAGCTGGTGGCTGCTGAAGCCCAGCGTGCGGGCGTGCCTTTCGTCGACCAGCGCTGGCTGGGCGGCATGCTGACCAACTTCAAGACCGTCAAGACCTCGATCAAGCGTCTGAAGGACATGAAGGCTCAGCAAGAAGTCGGCCTCGACAGCCTGAGCAAAAAAGAACAGCTGATGTTCAAGCGCGAGATGGAAAAGCTCGAAAAAGACATCGGTGGCATCCAGGACATGGCGGCTTTGCCTGATGCGATTTTCGTGATCGACGTCGGTTACCACAAGATCGCCATTTCGGAAGCCAAGAAATTGGGCATCCCTTTGATCGGTGTGGTGGACTCCAACCACTCGCCCGAAGGTATCGACTACATCATTCCCGGCAACGACGACTCGGCCAAGGCCGTGGCTTTGTACGCCCGCGGCATTGCTGACGCGATCATCGAAGGCCGTGCCAATGCGGTCAACGACGTGGTCAAAGCTGTGACCGAAGGCTCTGACGAGTTCGTCGAAGAAGCCAACGCTTCTGCCTGA
- a CDS encoding amidase — protein sequence MKADLIATRQAIRAGSTTAQAAAQASLAVAQSQACQHVFMQLTPEALQRTAGQPQIGQTPLAGLAVSIKDLFDVQGQITQAGSVVLQNQPPARADCLAVARLRATGAGLIGRTNMVEFAFSGVGTNPHYGTPAAWDGLYDQVVGAPGHAYAPGGSSSGAAVSVATGAAFIGLGSDTGGSIRVPAALNGIVGFKNTARLVPTQGALPLSTTLDTVCAMTRTVRDAVLAHEVLSARRVPQGHRPLSDYRLAVVKSLMQDNMDATVTRAFESSLNTLRAAGAHIDEIALSELNELAPMMATGGFSPAEGFAWHRELLARDSARYDPRVLQRLMRGSGMKAHEYMDLVQARQQWIHRVEKALTGYDAVLSPTTPITGPNISTVAPGEERDQEFFRVNGLLLRNTSAVNTLDGCGISLPCHAPGELPVGLMAWHAAMHDDTILQLALLLEPLLQQH from the coding sequence ATGAAAGCTGACCTGATCGCCACCCGGCAAGCCATCCGAGCTGGGTCCACGACAGCCCAAGCCGCCGCCCAAGCTAGTTTGGCTGTGGCGCAGAGCCAGGCATGCCAGCACGTCTTTATGCAACTCACACCCGAGGCATTGCAGCGCACAGCTGGCCAACCCCAAATAGGCCAAACCCCACTCGCGGGCCTCGCCGTGTCGATCAAAGACCTGTTTGACGTCCAAGGTCAGATCACCCAAGCGGGCTCGGTGGTTCTGCAAAATCAGCCCCCTGCTCGGGCGGACTGCCTGGCGGTGGCGCGTTTGCGGGCCACAGGCGCAGGCCTGATCGGGCGCACCAACATGGTCGAATTTGCATTCTCTGGCGTAGGCACCAACCCCCATTACGGCACACCCGCCGCTTGGGACGGGCTCTACGACCAAGTGGTTGGCGCCCCCGGCCATGCCTATGCGCCCGGCGGATCCAGCTCGGGAGCGGCCGTGTCGGTGGCCACCGGTGCCGCCTTCATCGGTCTGGGCTCGGACACGGGCGGCTCCATCCGGGTGCCCGCCGCCCTGAACGGCATCGTGGGCTTCAAAAACACCGCCCGCTTGGTGCCCACACAAGGCGCCCTGCCCCTGTCCACCACGCTCGACACCGTGTGTGCCATGACTCGCACCGTTCGGGACGCGGTTTTGGCCCATGAAGTGCTGTCCGCCAGGCGCGTCCCCCAAGGTCACCGGCCACTTTCCGACTACCGCCTGGCCGTGGTCAAAAGCCTGATGCAGGACAACATGGATGCCACGGTGACGCGGGCTTTTGAGAGCAGCCTCAACACCTTGCGGGCCGCCGGGGCGCACATCGACGAGATCGCCCTGAGCGAACTGAACGAGCTGGCCCCCATGATGGCCACAGGTGGCTTCAGCCCAGCCGAGGGCTTCGCCTGGCACCGTGAGTTGCTGGCCCGAGACAGTGCACGCTACGACCCCCGCGTCCTGCAGCGACTGATGCGCGGGTCCGGCATGAAAGCCCATGAATACATGGATTTGGTGCAAGCCCGTCAGCAATGGATTCACCGCGTCGAAAAAGCGCTGACGGGTTACGACGCTGTGCTCTCGCCCACCACACCCATCACCGGCCCAAACATCAGCACCGTGGCCCCAGGCGAGGAGCGTGATCAAGAGTTTTTCAGGGTCAACGGCTTGCTTCTGCGCAACACCAGCGCCGTGAACACACTCGACGGCTGCGGCATCTCCCTGCCCTGCCACGCACCCGGCGAGCTGCCTGTGGGCTTGATGGCCTGGCACGCGGCCATGCACGATGACACCATTTTGCAGCTGGCCTTGCTGCTCGAACCCTTGCTGCAACAGCACTGA
- a CDS encoding 1-deoxy-D-xylulose-5-phosphate reductoisomerase: MNKQQCITILGSTGSIGTSTLDVLSRHPEQYRIHALTASSQVDLMLAQCARFKPEVAVMVQESAGRQLAERVKAEGLPVQVRWSTAALDDVASAPQVDSVMAAIVGAAGLSPCIAAARAGKRLMLANKEALVVGGEVFLRAVREGGALLLPIDSEHSAIFQSLPEDPSSWQRRVQKIILTASGGPFRTRDPRTLRDVTPEQACAHPNWVMGRKISVDSATMMNKALEVIEARYLFGLSPDQLEVVIHPQSVIHSMVQYRDHSVVAQLGTPDMRVPIAYGLSWPERIESGAAPLDFHALAAMTFEAMDEPAHVQRFPGLRLAWETLRGAPGSCAILNAANEVAVEGFLNKRIRFDQIHELNRATLDSLQCSPPDGLDDLLALDARSREEAERHLTRLR, from the coding sequence ATGAACAAACAACAGTGCATCACAATTTTGGGCTCAACCGGCTCCATTGGCACCAGCACGCTGGATGTGCTCAGTCGCCACCCGGAACAATACCGAATCCATGCGCTGACCGCCTCCAGCCAAGTGGATCTGATGCTGGCCCAATGTGCCCGATTCAAACCCGAAGTGGCCGTGATGGTGCAGGAGTCGGCGGGCCGTCAATTGGCCGAGAGGGTGAAGGCTGAAGGCCTGCCCGTGCAGGTGCGTTGGAGCACTGCGGCTTTGGACGACGTGGCTTCGGCGCCTCAGGTGGATTCTGTGATGGCCGCCATTGTGGGTGCGGCGGGTTTGTCGCCCTGTATTGCGGCAGCGCGTGCGGGCAAGCGCCTGATGCTGGCCAATAAAGAAGCCTTGGTTGTGGGTGGCGAAGTGTTTTTGCGGGCTGTGCGAGAGGGCGGCGCACTGTTGCTGCCCATCGACAGCGAGCATTCGGCGATTTTCCAGTCTTTGCCCGAGGATCCATCGAGCTGGCAGCGGCGTGTACAAAAGATCATTTTGACGGCCTCCGGCGGCCCATTCCGCACCCGGGATCCACGCACCTTAAGAGATGTCACACCCGAGCAGGCTTGCGCCCACCCCAATTGGGTCATGGGTCGAAAAATCTCGGTGGATTCGGCCACCATGATGAACAAGGCTTTGGAGGTGATCGAGGCGCGTTATTTGTTCGGACTCTCGCCCGATCAATTGGAGGTGGTGATTCATCCGCAAAGCGTCATCCACTCCATGGTGCAGTACCGCGACCATTCGGTGGTGGCGCAATTGGGCACGCCCGACATGCGTGTGCCCATCGCATACGGTCTGAGCTGGCCGGAGCGCATCGAATCGGGTGCAGCACCGCTGGACTTTCACGCGCTGGCTGCCATGACTTTCGAAGCCATGGACGAGCCAGCGCATGTCCAGCGTTTTCCGGGTTTGCGCCTGGCCTGGGAAACCTTGCGCGGTGCGCCCGGCAGTTGCGCCATTTTGAACGCGGCCAACGAAGTCGCTGTGGAGGGCTTCCTGAACAAGCGCATCCGCTTTGACCAAATCCATGAGCTCAACCGTGCCACGCTTGACAGTTTGCAGTGCTCGCCACCGGATGGTCTGGACGATTTGCTGGCCTTGGATGCTCGCAGTCGCGAGGAGGCCGAGCGCCATCTGACACGCTTGAGGTGA
- the tsf gene encoding translation elongation factor Ts codes for MAAITASMVAELRAKTDAPMMECKKALTEAEGDMAKAEELLRVKLGTKAGKAASRVTAEGVVTSFVNGTTGAMIEVNCETDFVTKNDSFLALANAAAKLVAEHNPADIAALGALPYSQDSFGPTLEDVRKGLIGKIGENMSFRRFKRAAGAAKIANYLHGTRIGVLVEYEGDETAAKDVAMHVAAMKPVSLTSAEVPAELIEKERSVAAAKAAESGKPADIATKMVEGSVQKYLKEVSLFNQSFVKNDKQTVEQMLKAAGTTVKAFTLYVVGEGIEKKVDDFAAEVAAQVAAAQNAAA; via the coding sequence ATGGCTGCAATTACCGCAAGCATGGTCGCTGAACTGCGTGCAAAAACCGACGCCCCCATGATGGAGTGCAAAAAAGCTCTGACCGAAGCCGAAGGCGACATGGCCAAAGCCGAAGAGTTGCTGCGCGTCAAGCTGGGCACCAAGGCTGGCAAAGCCGCTTCCCGCGTGACCGCCGAAGGCGTGGTGACCAGCTTTGTGAACGGCACCACAGGCGCCATGATCGAAGTGAACTGCGAAACCGACTTCGTGACCAAAAACGACAGCTTCCTGGCTTTGGCCAACGCTGCTGCCAAGTTGGTGGCCGAGCACAACCCTGCCGACATCGCTGCTTTGGGTGCATTGCCTTACAGCCAAGACAGCTTTGGCCCGACATTGGAAGACGTGCGCAAAGGCCTGATCGGCAAGATCGGCGAGAACATGAGCTTCCGCCGTTTCAAGCGTGCCGCTGGTGCTGCCAAGATCGCCAACTACTTGCACGGCACCCGCATCGGCGTGTTGGTCGAGTACGAAGGTGACGAAACTGCTGCCAAAGACGTTGCCATGCACGTGGCCGCCATGAAGCCTGTGTCTTTGACCAGCGCCGAAGTGCCTGCTGAGTTGATCGAAAAAGAGCGCTCGGTCGCTGCGGCCAAGGCTGCTGAGTCCGGCAAGCCTGCCGACATCGCCACCAAGATGGTCGAAGGCTCTGTGCAAAAGTACCTCAAAGAGGTGTCTTTGTTCAACCAGTCTTTTGTCAAGAATGACAAGCAGACCGTCGAGCAAATGCTCAAGGCTGCTGGCACCACCGTCAAGGCGTTCACCTTGTACGTGGTCGGCGAAGGTATCGAGAAGAAGGTCGACGATTTTGCTGCAGAAGTGGCGGCTCAAGTGGCTGCAGCTCAAAACGCTGCCGCCTGA
- a CDS encoding phosphatidate cytidylyltransferase, whose product MLKQRVITALALLALLLPALFAAHPWPFMALTLVLIAAGAWEWGRLNGVGPVQAWVGSLVCVAACALSTLAGWLQSTPPQLWLVAGAMWVLLGAWMIRRGVSGWALWSRSSRWWAGLFLLALAWLALAQAHQRGVNFLLSVLVLVWAADVFAYFFGRGLGGRIFPVKLAPAISPGKSWEGVLGGMLGVFLVSWLWTVFDQTQGPSAASFYTLLWERGAGVAVPALLLMSAMSVVGDLVESLVKRSAGMKDSSGLLPGHGGVLDRVDALLPTLPLAMMLVAWI is encoded by the coding sequence TTGCTCAAACAACGCGTCATCACCGCCCTGGCCTTGCTGGCCTTGCTGCTGCCCGCTTTGTTTGCAGCCCATCCTTGGCCTTTCATGGCGCTGACCTTGGTGTTGATCGCCGCGGGTGCTTGGGAGTGGGGGCGGCTCAACGGGGTGGGGCCTGTGCAGGCTTGGGTGGGCAGTTTGGTGTGTGTCGCTGCCTGTGCCTTGTCCACTTTGGCGGGCTGGTTGCAATCGACACCCCCCCAGTTGTGGCTGGTGGCCGGAGCCATGTGGGTTTTGTTGGGTGCCTGGATGATCCGGCGTGGCGTATCCGGATGGGCGCTTTGGTCACGTTCGTCGCGTTGGTGGGCGGGCCTGTTTTTGCTGGCCTTGGCCTGGTTGGCTTTGGCGCAAGCCCACCAGCGTGGCGTAAATTTTTTGCTGTCGGTGCTGGTCCTGGTTTGGGCGGCCGATGTTTTTGCCTATTTCTTTGGCCGTGGTTTGGGGGGGCGGATCTTTCCCGTCAAGCTGGCGCCAGCCATCAGTCCTGGTAAAAGCTGGGAAGGGGTGCTGGGTGGCATGTTGGGTGTCTTTTTGGTGTCCTGGCTTTGGACGGTTTTTGACCAAACTCAGGGCCCAAGCGCAGCCAGTTTTTACACCCTGCTGTGGGAGCGGGGTGCAGGGGTGGCCGTGCCGGCCTTGCTTTTGATGTCGGCCATGAGTGTGGTGGGCGATTTGGTGGAGTCCCTGGTCAAACGCAGTGCGGGCATGAAGGACAGCTCGGGCCTGTTGCCCGGCCATGGCGGCGTGCTGGACAGGGTGGACGCCTTGTTGCCGACATTGCCTTTGGCCATGATGCTGGTGGCCTGGATTTGA